The Drosophila nasuta strain 15112-1781.00 chromosome 2R, ASM2355853v1, whole genome shotgun sequence genome segment cgtggcaaaaatttgaaacaaacttgatctgcgtgcaagcataacaaatgctttcgaaagacaagtaagaaagctacagtcgagtgtactcgactgtgagatacccgctacccattttaaataaaaacaaaatattttgcgttattattctcaaaatataccaaatgtactgcaaaaatactaaaaatataccaactggtatatgtggtatatcggtgCAGTACCGCATATACcttagacggcacaatataccagattgtcagccaaagcaacaaaggcccctagtaagtaggcgtttttgcccatacaaaagtatttatttaataacttccaaaatttttatctgatcgcacccaaattctcaggaattataactactatagttactaatgtatataccaaaattcgcaactctagctttaaaattacgcttgttattcgatttttttgatttgcgggggcgaaagggggcgtggcaaaaatttgaaacaaacttgatctgcgtgcaaacataacaaaggctgtcgaaaaaattatagctctatctcttatagtctctgagatctaggtgttcatacggacggatggacagacacacagacgcacagacagacagacggacatggctagatcgtctcggctgttgacgctgatcaagaatatatatactttatatggtcggagatgcctccttcgacctgttacatacatttcctgtcggcacaaagttataatacccttctaccctatgggtagcgggtataaaaattatagatttatctcttatagtctctgagatccagtgtttcgtaaggacagacgggcagacaTGCAGAGACACAGACGGatagacggacatggctagatcgtctcggctgttgacgctgatcaagaatatatatacattatagggtcggagctgcctccttctacctgttacatacatttgctgccggcacaaagttctaatacccttctacactatgggtagcgggtataattacgcttgttatttgatttttttctatttacgaaaatatataatagaatgaaaaaaattatatctgtATCTCTCTGGGATCTTAATTTGTATCCCTAAGCTCGGGCTTCGTGAGATTAAGCCAACATGGCAGGTGCTCACGTTAAACTCGAGTATATAAGTCTCTCGGATCGTGGTGTTCATGCAGAGGCACGGACAAACAGTCAGACGGGCATGGCTATATAGTGtcggttgttgacgctgattaagtatatatatactttattgggTCGAAAATGCCTTCTTCTGCCGGGTACATACTTTTCCTGccggtacaaagttataatacccttgtAACCTATGGCTACCGGGTATGAAAACTAACGATAAATCATAAGCTTGGAAatttttcgatcttaaaaacAAGACGTTAAAACAAGATTTTAGGTTTTGGATTTCaactataaatttattttggtttaattcataattattttctttaatattatcGCTTGTAACTTTAGTTTTAACATAAGCGTTTTTAACATAAGTGTACCATTTTAGATTAAAGTAGCCACTGTACTAAGCAATATGCCGTTTTTGATACAAATGTACCAAGATTTGTCTCGAGAAGTGCATCTATAAACAAAAGCTTTACAATGCCAATAAACGAATTTGTCTATTTTTTATTGAGCTTTATAAAAACTGTGGCCTATATTGGGGTAAGATTagattattttcaatttgagaTGTACTTTAGAATTATTATTGAGAGATGTTGCTCTGAGAAACTTACAGTTTACTTTGCTTGCGCAGTTGAGTATACTTTATTTAGTACTCGAATTATTCCATGCATGATGGTTACCCTATTGCAATCTTTAGAGAGACGTTCAGTTGATTTTCTGCGCTTAAAGCGAATGCACGCGACCCGTAGTAGCAATATCGCAGCCTCCGTTTTAAACAAAACTAACTGGTTTTGAACAAAGctaaaccaaaaaagaaagcgAAATCCAAGTCACCCCAATTAATTTCAGAGAAATGTCAAGAATTCAAACTGGTGGGTGTCAgattaaaaattcaaactgagagagaaaaagagaaacacTGACAAGTTAAAAGCTTATCATGCTCTCATCTTcatattatttgtttgtctAAAAAGtactttatatactttataccACGTTATACACATAATCATTTGTCCTGATCTCGAACAGTACTCGGTAGTATCTCGCCTAATTTACTCGGCCGTACATTAACCCATGAGCATGTGGCCTTGGACtttgaacatttttataaagcGCCGCCGTCAGATTTCGAGTGCGAATTGCAGCAGAAGATCAGCATGGCCACTTTGGGCTATGTGCGTCTTTACCCATATTCGAGTAGAGAAAACATTCGTTTTTATGACGAAGATGCGATGGAGGCAGCTAGAAAGGATGTTCTGCTTTATAAAAGGCATGGTGGTGGCGCCATTGTCGAGAACAGCAGCTATGGACTAAAACGAAACTTGGAGTTCATAGTCGATTTGGCGAAAACGACCGGTGTGCATTTTATTGCAGGTACGGGTCACTATATCCACGCAACTCAGGACGGCATGCATTCAAATCTCACCGTCGAACAGATGACTGACCTGTATACAAAAGACCTTCTCACTGGCATCGATGTGAATGGTCGCATGGTGAAATGTGGATTTATTGGCGAGGTGGCCAGCGTTTATCCTGTTAAAGGTGCGTCTTCGCCTTCCATTTCTAGTAATAATAGAATTAATCTTGATTTCTCTTTCATCTGCTTAGAGTTCGAAAGACATGCCCTTCTTGCCGCTGGCGAAATTCAAGAGGTTCTAGGCTGCGGAGTTTCTCTGCATCCGCATCGCGTGTCGAAGGCGCCTTTTGAAATCATGCGTCTCTATCTAGAGGCGGGAGGGCGAGCTAATAAATGTGTTATGTCACATTTAGATCGTATGGAATCTTTCACCTCATatcactttaaaatattatacttgGAGTATTTCAATTCTTTCTAGGTACTATTTTCGATATGGATGAGTTGTTGGAGTTTGCCAAACTCGGGTGCTATTTGCAATATGATCTCTTTGGTACGGAATGCTCATACTATCAACTTAATTCCACCGTGGACATGATATCCGATGGTCAGCGCATCGAGAATATCATTAAACTGATTGATGAGGGACTCGTGGACAGGCTGCTCATGTCTCACGATATACACACCAAGCATCGTTTGGTAAACTATTTCATTGTTGCCATTTTCTCATGTTTCTCatgatttcattaaaattgtagaCATCTTTTGGTGGTCATGGATACCATCACATTCACGTGAACATTCTGCCCCGAATGTTCCAGCGCGGCGTAACCCTGGAACAGGTTGAACAAATGACTGTCACCAATCCGGCGAACTGGCTGCTTTTCAATCCATAGGGGCGAGTCTAAGCATGAACTTCACGCCATGCTTATAAGTTGAGTACTCGTATCTTGATAATTATGATCGTTTTTGTTTACATCTTTGTTTAGTACGTTGATATGCTCTTGTGGCGATTAGATTAGCAATCTCTTTTTTCACATTCCcattcttctttttctttgttgcACTGAATAAAAACtcgccaaaaataaaattaataggTGTGGTTGTTATTGTGATTGATATCGTTAGCTTGGATACTTCAGAAGTTTTGTTACCAGCCGCATGTTCACGATTGCTTTACTTTTCGATACCTGCTACCAATTTTTTAGAAAcgataatatttaaattcgtGCTATTGAGCTTTTATACATCTAAAACTGTTATTACCAGATGTATCATAACATCGAGTGTTTAATAGAAGAGCTGTTCAAATTGGCATTTTGTACAAAACATTGGACCTTAAAGACTATGAAAAGGCATagcaaacattatttttgATAGCACTTATTATTGTTACACGCTGGTCAAGTTGGCTtccaaatcgaaaaaaaatacaatagcaagcgtaatttaaaaattgcgatttaagaatattaatttgataaattttgagaataatgCCACactgtttcgcttttattgaaaatgggtagcggatatctcaaaAACCAGCCCACTCGATTGCAGTTTCAGTAACACTTGGTAAGACTTGTCATTGTTGCACGCAGaaacattttttgatttttgccaCGTTCACTTGCTCTGAAtcgaaataatgaaataacaattgtaactttaaatatatattaatatttatacttttgttgtcatttttccccaaacagaaaaataatctAACTTGAAAAATCGATTACGCaagttttttaaaaaaaagctacttgaatataaacaaatatagtTATATTGTTCTTCCGGTAAGAAAaattttctgttctgttttctGATATACTTTCTTCAACCATTATGTAATGATATGGTAAgtgtaaatatatacataaatgtacTATATGGGCGTATACCCACGAAATCCAAAACTGATCGGTAGGAGCgttatgaaaatcaaaatcaagtttaatcgttgtttttttatattaatgaatGGTGCTGAAATGCTTCTTATCAACAGTCGGTCAGGCGGTATGTCATAAAGGCCTAGACTATCAACACAAAAGGTGCCGTTTTATGGTCATATTTTCTATTGATTCGCtttataaatgttttcaaGTGAGAATATTGTGAGCAGTTATATACTGTCGCCCTTCCCAACAACTTACGCGTTCAAAGATGCCTCAACCTTCAAAGGTGGAAACCCAGAATGGACAGAGAGTCTCCGACCCAGCTTCTGCCACAACAAATGTCGCTACATCAGATGGAAAGATGGATCAGCTTGTTGGGACACGAAAAGCACGACATATTTCGGGGGGTATAGAGGAGAAAGTAGATCCATTTTGTGATCCGAAAAATCCGAAACGCATTTCTTTCCATGATGTCACATCGGCGGCCTTTCTTATAAAGGGGGGCGTGGAGCGCACGCCGTGTCCGGTAagtcataataataatgtgacCATAAGACCGATATAGTAATAAATTGTC includes the following:
- the LOC132785273 gene encoding phosphotriesterase-related protein, with the protein product MSRIQTVLGSISPNLLGRTLTHEHVALDFEHFYKAPPSDFECELQQKISMATLGYVRLYPYSSRENIRFYDEDAMEAARKDVLLYKRHGGGAIVENSSYGLKRNLEFIVDLAKTTGVHFIAGTGHYIHATQDGMHSNLTVEQMTDLYTKDLLTGIDVNGRMVKCGFIGEVASVYPVKEFERHALLAAGEIQEVLGCGVSLHPHRVSKAPFEIMRLYLEAGGRANKCVMSHLDRTIFDMDELLEFAKLGCYLQYDLFGTECSYYQLNSTVDMISDGQRIENIIKLIDEGLVDRLLMSHDIHTKHRLTSFGGHGYHHIHVNILPRMFQRGVTLEQVEQMTVTNPANWLLFNP